Proteins encoded within one genomic window of Streptomyces kaniharaensis:
- a CDS encoding Mur ligase domain-containing protein, whose protein sequence is MDTATQPEAAPAIAVPDLLSAPHLVDVAKPGMAGLAQWLAEQGADVTGSVTPEEQHDAIVGQLKQAGVRVAVGFEAGHVAEDRTAVVWSGIVIGPHAELDQAQQLRLPVLARAYALSAVCAKAGREAVAVGGSHSTATAAAVLAAALDDGRTAWILNAPARGLSAGHGAPGRLVVDFCPDTATHEAAPPGAWQHRPATRYLGSIPKPAVALITATSANARTTRTTSRA, encoded by the coding sequence ATGGACACCGCGACCCAGCCCGAGGCCGCTCCCGCCATCGCCGTGCCCGACCTGCTGTCCGCCCCGCACCTGGTCGATGTCGCCAAACCGGGCATGGCGGGCCTTGCCCAGTGGCTGGCCGAGCAGGGCGCCGACGTCACCGGCTCCGTCACCCCCGAGGAGCAGCACGACGCGATCGTCGGGCAGCTGAAACAGGCCGGCGTGCGGGTGGCGGTGGGCTTCGAGGCCGGTCACGTCGCCGAGGACCGCACAGCCGTGGTGTGGTCAGGCATTGTGATCGGCCCGCACGCCGAACTTGACCAGGCCCAGCAGCTGCGGCTGCCGGTGCTGGCCCGCGCGTACGCGCTGTCTGCGGTGTGCGCGAAGGCCGGGCGCGAGGCTGTGGCGGTCGGCGGCAGCCACAGCACCGCGACCGCGGCGGCGGTGCTGGCCGCCGCGCTCGACGACGGGCGGACGGCCTGGATCCTCAACGCCCCGGCCCGCGGCCTGTCGGCCGGTCACGGCGCACCGGGGCGGCTCGTCGTGGACTTCTGCCCCGACACCGCGACCCACGAGGCGGCGCCGCCCGGTGCCTGGCAGCACCGACCTGCCACCCGCTACCTGGGCAGCATCCCGAAGCCCGCCGTGGCGCTGATCACGGCCACCAGCGCGAACGCCCGCACTACGCGGACAACATCGAGGGCCTGA
- a CDS encoding NUDIX domain-containing protein — translation MTDSTKVAGWFPPEKYVRTIANATMYGCLYFTDTQGRPLGLRSTINPDLWQWPGGNTDKGETPWQTAVRECKEETGIAFTGECRLIGMNFAPVGGGWPLCRVGFVFNGGTLTDAQLDAIVLDPAEHTEWRVLTIDQWRTVMDPLTFDRLAHTDASRRTRTTMYAEHQPVQCVRPKSLEP, via the coding sequence ATGACCGACTCAACGAAGGTAGCCGGGTGGTTCCCACCCGAGAAGTACGTCCGGACCATTGCCAACGCCACGATGTACGGGTGCCTGTACTTCACCGACACCCAGGGCCGGCCGCTCGGGCTGCGGTCCACCATCAACCCCGACCTGTGGCAGTGGCCCGGCGGGAACACCGACAAGGGCGAGACTCCGTGGCAGACGGCGGTGCGGGAATGCAAGGAGGAAACCGGGATCGCGTTCACAGGTGAGTGTCGGCTGATCGGCATGAACTTCGCGCCGGTCGGCGGTGGCTGGCCTCTATGCCGGGTCGGCTTCGTCTTCAACGGCGGCACCCTCACCGACGCTCAGCTCGACGCGATCGTTCTCGACCCGGCCGAGCACACCGAGTGGCGCGTCCTCACCATCGACCAGTGGCGGACGGTCATGGACCCGCTCACCTTCGACCGCCTGGCGCACACCGACGCTTCCCGCCGAACCCGTACCACCATGTACGCGGAGCACCAGCCCGTCCAGTGCGTGCGGCCGAAGAGCCTGGAGCCGTGA
- a CDS encoding IS1380 family transposase: MPNGSLTENGGLVLVAELDRTLGITAALDTGIGPVKMRDRGLSGGEFALALAAVQLCGEDHLVGFDRLRADTVGEGLLPAPVPAATTAATLAARFKQVQREGLERASSQVTARALAALPITERARILTGPVTIDLDAKDIEVYSTRKEQIVRSYKGEIAGRVHAAHWAQAGVLLAADLLDGRSDGRTQSPDQIDRAVDAARAAGATGRILFQGDSGYYSGKVAEKIVARGGLFRLGVPRSKPLWRAVARVYEDDWTDALDYPGAQVALLDYAPTGWPDGTRVIARRVRYDAAELSADPRSRRSRTVGRDQLALVLDGIADTAYAYSFIATDEELDLDEEIARAEWEFRRRTSIEELFRDTAHGAGLNHLPSGSHAVNSMWMWGALLAYNLSAWLQMLAPIGTARRRIATVRRLLIARAARWTLTARRHELHFTTAAADLIAQALARIRAHRPLLPA; encoded by the coding sequence GTGCCGAACGGGTCGCTGACGGAGAACGGCGGCCTGGTGCTGGTGGCCGAGCTGGACCGGACGCTGGGAATCACCGCCGCCCTGGACACTGGGATCGGCCCGGTCAAGATGCGTGACCGTGGCCTGTCGGGCGGGGAGTTCGCGCTGGCGTTGGCGGCAGTGCAGCTGTGCGGCGAGGACCACTTGGTCGGCTTCGACCGGCTGCGTGCGGACACGGTCGGCGAAGGGCTGCTGCCCGCGCCCGTCCCGGCCGCGACGACGGCCGCCACCTTGGCCGCCCGCTTCAAGCAGGTGCAGCGCGAGGGCCTGGAACGGGCCTCGTCGCAGGTCACCGCCCGTGCGCTGGCCGCACTCCCGATCACCGAACGAGCCCGGATCCTGACCGGGCCGGTGACGATCGACCTGGACGCCAAGGACATCGAGGTCTACTCCACGCGCAAGGAGCAGATCGTCCGTTCCTACAAGGGCGAGATCGCCGGACGGGTGCACGCCGCGCACTGGGCCCAGGCCGGTGTGCTGTTGGCCGCGGACCTGCTGGACGGCCGCTCGGACGGCCGCACCCAGTCCCCGGACCAGATCGACCGGGCAGTGGACGCCGCGCGAGCCGCCGGGGCCACCGGCCGGATCTTGTTCCAGGGCGACTCGGGCTACTACTCCGGGAAGGTCGCCGAGAAAATCGTCGCCCGTGGTGGACTGTTCCGGCTCGGCGTCCCGCGTTCCAAGCCGCTGTGGCGGGCCGTGGCGCGGGTGTACGAGGATGACTGGACCGACGCGCTGGACTACCCGGGCGCGCAGGTCGCGCTGCTGGACTACGCGCCCACCGGATGGCCCGACGGTACCCGCGTGATCGCCCGGCGGGTGCGCTACGACGCCGCAGAACTGTCCGCCGACCCTCGCTCGCGCCGCTCGCGCACCGTCGGCCGCGACCAGCTCGCCCTCGTGTTGGACGGTATCGCCGACACCGCGTACGCCTACTCCTTCATCGCCACCGACGAAGAGCTGGACCTGGACGAGGAGATCGCGAGGGCGGAGTGGGAGTTCCGCCGCCGCACAAGCATCGAGGAGCTGTTCCGCGACACCGCCCACGGCGCCGGCCTGAACCACCTGCCCTCCGGCTCCCACGCGGTCAACAGCATGTGGATGTGGGGCGCGCTGCTGGCCTACAACCTGTCCGCCTGGCTGCAGATGCTCGCTCCGATCGGCACGGCACGTCGCCGGATCGCCACCGTTCGGCGCCTGCTCATCGCCCGCGCCGCCCGCTGGACGCTCACTGCCCGCCGCCACGAACTCCACTTCACCACGGCAGCGGCCGATTTGATCGCGCAGGCGCTGGCCCGGATTCGCGCCCACCGGCCCCTCCTGCCCGCCTGA
- a CDS encoding glutamate ligase domain-containing protein: MRILVPRWTGDAYHPTLQHDGARHAFVLPIAGRHHALAACAAIAAALVLGESAPKIADRLTAFRGVERSLAVLGTQARITVVDSRARHPREISEDVSAARWLTEGSVTAVLEPDSFARASAHSAELGAALGDADKAVLLPVSTPLTTVNANDPLDAIAQAASEALGPEAVHRIQTGACEQSTEQMIAAIAEPGDLVLVIGAAEAARLGPCLLFHLAAPSTPIPHTL; encoded by the coding sequence GTGCGGATCCTGGTGCCCCGCTGGACCGGCGACGCCTACCACCCCACCCTCCAGCACGACGGCGCCCGGCACGCGTTCGTCCTGCCGATCGCCGGCCGCCACCATGCCCTGGCCGCCTGCGCGGCCATCGCCGCCGCGCTCGTCCTCGGTGAGAGCGCCCCCAAGATCGCCGACCGCCTCACCGCCTTCCGCGGCGTCGAGCGTTCGCTGGCCGTCCTCGGCACCCAGGCCCGGATCACCGTCGTGGACTCCCGAGCCCGCCACCCTCGAGAGATCTCCGAGGACGTCTCGGCCGCCCGGTGGCTCACCGAGGGCTCGGTGACCGCCGTGCTGGAACCGGACAGCTTCGCGCGGGCCTCCGCCCATTCCGCCGAACTCGGCGCCGCCCTCGGCGACGCGGACAAGGCGGTGCTGCTGCCTGTCAGCACCCCGCTGACCACTGTGAACGCCAACGACCCGCTCGACGCCATCGCGCAGGCCGCCAGCGAGGCCCTCGGGCCCGAGGCAGTCCACCGGATCCAGACGGGCGCCTGCGAACAGAGCACCGAGCAGATGATCGCCGCCATCGCCGAACCCGGCGACCTCGTCCTCGTGATCGGCGCGGCCGAGGCCGCCCGGCTCGGACCCTGTCTGCTGTTCCACCTCGCAGCCCCCTCCACTCCCATCCCTCACACGCTGTGA
- a CDS encoding transposase family protein, which produces MKTRTSPTGDTVSLVYSVRLPLSSRTVNYVAGLIRAHRKTIRSRWRKLDAGRIAVIALAHLRNDERLADLAGGNAVSASTVRRWVLEVIDLLAARSPRLDRALAKVAKDSGCVVLLDGTLIRTRRRTGRANRKNYSGKHKAHGLLFLALTDAKGRLLWISSARRGACSEITAARYEKLCARLRELRLGAVADLGFVGLDDGDQEQPAVITGFKASGGKRLSSPKKVVNRLVSSLRAPVEHGFANLKTFRILTKVRMHPRHATALVRALLVLTHHQVAR; this is translated from the coding sequence GTGAAAACCAGGACCAGCCCCACCGGGGACACCGTCAGCCTTGTCTACTCCGTCCGCCTGCCGCTGTCCAGCCGGACCGTCAACTACGTGGCCGGCCTGATCCGCGCCCACCGCAAGACGATCCGCTCCCGCTGGCGCAAGCTGGACGCCGGGCGGATCGCCGTGATCGCACTGGCCCACCTGCGCAACGACGAGCGGCTGGCCGACCTGGCCGGCGGCAACGCGGTCTCGGCCTCCACGGTGCGCCGGTGGGTACTGGAGGTGATCGACCTGCTGGCCGCACGCTCTCCCCGCCTGGACCGAGCGCTGGCGAAGGTGGCCAAGGACAGCGGGTGCGTGGTGCTTCTGGACGGCACGCTGATCCGTACCCGGCGGCGGACCGGCCGGGCGAACCGGAAGAACTACTCGGGCAAGCACAAGGCGCATGGCCTGCTGTTCCTCGCCCTGACCGACGCGAAGGGGCGGCTGTTGTGGATCTCCTCGGCCCGCCGGGGCGCCTGCAGCGAGATCACGGCCGCCCGCTACGAGAAGCTGTGCGCGCGGCTGCGGGAACTTCGACTGGGTGCGGTGGCCGACCTGGGGTTCGTCGGCCTGGACGACGGGGACCAGGAGCAGCCGGCGGTCATCACGGGGTTCAAGGCGAGCGGCGGAAAGCGCCTCTCGTCCCCGAAGAAGGTCGTGAACCGGCTGGTCAGCAGCCTGCGAGCGCCGGTCGAGCACGGCTTCGCGAACCTGAAGACCTTCCGGATCCTGACCAAGGTGCGCATGCATCCGCGGCACGCGACCGCACTCGTGCGGGCCCTGCTGGTGCTGACGCACCACCAGGTGGCACGGTGA
- a CDS encoding helix-turn-helix transcriptional regulator: MTDLSPMPELTGQDTALLILVAAGASHDTIARDATLALKPHEVGDAIEALLAKTCTRTVLHLAAWATAYRIVTDTAEPCAALAIAPRLTPRLLQILRGWAGGRSTPELTADFGLSPTTMRTYTKTLLSELGVHSQVQASVTGVLTGLTLLSDIDSAWPARPLRRTAQPSGLAA; encoded by the coding sequence ATGACCGACCTTTCGCCCATGCCCGAACTCACCGGACAGGACACCGCGCTCCTCATCCTGGTCGCCGCTGGGGCCAGCCACGACACGATCGCCCGCGACGCCACGCTCGCTCTGAAACCGCACGAGGTCGGCGACGCGATCGAGGCCCTGCTCGCCAAGACGTGCACCCGCACCGTGCTCCACCTCGCCGCCTGGGCCACCGCCTACCGGATCGTCACCGACACCGCCGAGCCATGCGCCGCGCTGGCCATCGCCCCGCGGCTCACCCCGCGCTTGCTCCAGATCCTGCGTGGCTGGGCCGGAGGGCGGAGCACGCCCGAGCTGACCGCAGACTTCGGACTCTCGCCGACGACGATGCGCACCTACACCAAGACACTCCTGTCCGAGCTGGGCGTCCACAGCCAGGTCCAGGCGAGCGTCACCGGCGTCCTCACCGGCCTGACGCTCCTCAGCGACATCGACTCCGCCTGGCCGGCCCGTCCCCTGCGCCGCACCGCCCAACCCAGCGGGCTGGCGGCGTGA
- a CDS encoding type IV secretory system conjugative DNA transfer family protein, whose product MPAPRTSAPSTTTGTDALLYLLFGLVGAALAFGSLAWLTGNLANSLLGSGPWCPVKPVDALLHPQLLWPHLTPTTMQIGARIVPGLLTALLAGIALGVVLHRRGGAKNGLARKADLAPLLDKEITAKAKSLRPSLSDLKPKQIAPADRGVLAGTLSPGRTPVRGSWEDVFLAIMAPRSGKTSGLAIPAILAAPGPVLLTSNKAANDAFTATVDARAKVGTIWTLDPQQIAHHPREMWWDILADARDLAGAKRLAGHFAAASVDESNGSDFWSTAASNTLGALFLAAASFRRPITDVLAWLASPADRTPVDLLTDAGHHAVAAQLQGTVSGATETRDGIYETARQYASCLLDPEIAAWVTPTKRLPEFKPADFATSRDTLYLLSKDGGGNAGAIIAAAADAVMRAAVIVAERSGGRLDPPALCVLDEAANVCRISDLPDLYSHLGSRGVIPMTILQSYRQGQKCWGEAGMDSLWSAATVKIIGSGIDDSDFADRLSRLIGDHDVQTTSVSTSDGGKSTSVSMRTERILPPDAIRALPKGKALLFATGLRAAMLELRPWYKEPSAKEIGPASVLATRAITERAIAKTAGRDDFGLAS is encoded by the coding sequence ATGCCTGCTCCGCGTACCAGCGCGCCGTCGACCACCACCGGTACCGACGCACTCCTCTACCTCCTCTTCGGCCTCGTCGGCGCCGCCCTCGCCTTCGGCTCCCTCGCCTGGCTGACCGGCAACCTCGCCAATTCCCTTCTCGGCAGCGGCCCGTGGTGTCCGGTCAAGCCGGTCGACGCACTCCTTCACCCGCAGCTCCTGTGGCCACACCTCACGCCGACCACTATGCAGATCGGGGCGAGGATCGTCCCGGGCCTGCTCACCGCGCTCCTGGCCGGCATCGCGCTCGGCGTGGTGCTGCATCGGCGCGGTGGCGCGAAGAACGGGCTTGCTCGCAAGGCCGATCTCGCTCCGCTGCTGGACAAGGAGATCACCGCCAAGGCGAAGAGCCTGCGGCCGAGCCTGTCCGACCTCAAGCCGAAGCAGATCGCGCCGGCCGACCGGGGCGTACTCGCCGGCACCCTCTCGCCCGGCCGCACTCCAGTGCGCGGCTCCTGGGAGGACGTGTTTCTCGCCATCATGGCGCCCCGCAGTGGCAAGACCTCCGGCCTGGCGATCCCCGCCATCCTCGCCGCCCCCGGACCCGTTCTGCTGACCTCGAACAAGGCGGCCAACGACGCGTTCACCGCGACGGTCGACGCCCGCGCGAAGGTCGGCACGATCTGGACGCTCGACCCGCAGCAGATCGCCCACCACCCGCGCGAGATGTGGTGGGACATCCTGGCCGACGCCCGCGATCTCGCCGGCGCCAAGCGGCTCGCCGGGCACTTCGCCGCCGCCAGCGTGGATGAGTCCAACGGCAGCGACTTCTGGAGCACCGCCGCGAGCAACACCCTCGGAGCGCTCTTCCTCGCCGCGGCCTCGTTCCGCCGCCCGATCACCGACGTGCTCGCCTGGCTGGCCTCCCCGGCGGACCGCACCCCGGTGGACCTGCTGACCGATGCCGGCCACCACGCGGTCGCCGCCCAGCTCCAGGGCACCGTGTCCGGCGCGACGGAAACCCGTGATGGCATCTACGAAACCGCGCGCCAGTACGCGAGTTGCCTGCTGGATCCGGAGATCGCCGCCTGGGTGACGCCCACCAAGCGCCTGCCCGAGTTCAAGCCCGCCGACTTCGCGACCTCGCGGGACACCCTGTACCTGCTCAGCAAGGACGGCGGCGGTAACGCCGGGGCAATCATCGCGGCTGCGGCCGACGCGGTGATGCGCGCGGCCGTCATCGTCGCCGAGCGCTCGGGCGGACGGCTCGACCCGCCCGCGCTGTGCGTCCTCGACGAGGCCGCCAACGTCTGCCGGATCAGCGATCTCCCCGACCTGTACTCGCACTTGGGCAGTCGCGGTGTCATCCCGATGACGATCCTGCAGTCCTACCGGCAGGGCCAGAAGTGCTGGGGCGAGGCCGGCATGGACTCGCTGTGGAGCGCCGCGACCGTCAAGATCATCGGTAGTGGCATCGACGACAGCGACTTCGCGGACCGCCTGTCCCGCCTGATCGGCGACCACGACGTGCAGACCACCTCCGTCTCCACCAGCGATGGCGGCAAGTCCACCTCCGTGTCGATGCGCACCGAGCGGATCCTGCCCCCCGACGCCATCCGCGCGCTACCCAAGGGCAAGGCCCTGCTGTTCGCCACCGGCCTCCGAGCGGCGATGCTCGAGCTTCGGCCCTGGTATAAGGAGCCCTCCGCGAAAGAGATCGGCCCGGCCTCGGTCCTGGCCACGCGGGCGATCACCGAGCGGGCCATCGCCAAGACCGCCGGTCGCGACGACTTCGGGCTGGCGTCGTGA
- a CDS encoding IS110 family RNA-guided transposase — translation MSGSHERIWVGIDAGKGHHWAVAVDAEGRTLFSTKVINDEGQILQLIGAAREKADEVRWAVDISGRASALLLAQLIADGQQVVYVPGRTVNRMTGAYRGEGKTDAKDALVIADQARMRRDFAPIETPPELVSTLQLLTGYRRDLIADRVRLINRLRDLLVGICPALERAFDYSAAKGPVVMLTEYQTPAALRRIGVKRLTTWLDRRKVRNAADVAVKAVEAAQSQLTALPGEVRAAKLVCDLAHQLLALDERIKDNDREIRKTFRTDERAEIIESLPGMGPILGAEFVAIAGDLSGYRDAGRLASHAGLAPVPRDSGRRTGNYHRPKRYNRRLRWLFYMSAQSSMMRPGPSRDYYLKKRAEGLIHTQALLALARRRVNVLWAMLRDKREFTSVPPVTQTA, via the coding sequence TTGAGCGGGTCGCACGAGCGGATATGGGTCGGCATCGACGCCGGCAAGGGGCATCACTGGGCGGTGGCGGTCGACGCCGAGGGCCGGACGCTGTTCTCGACCAAGGTGATCAACGACGAGGGCCAGATCCTCCAACTCATCGGGGCGGCCCGGGAGAAGGCCGATGAGGTGCGCTGGGCGGTGGACATCTCCGGCAGGGCCAGCGCGCTGCTGCTGGCCCAGCTGATCGCCGACGGCCAGCAGGTCGTCTACGTGCCCGGCCGTACCGTCAATCGCATGACAGGCGCCTACCGCGGCGAGGGTAAGACCGACGCCAAGGACGCCCTGGTGATCGCCGACCAGGCTCGCATGCGCCGAGACTTCGCCCCGATCGAGACGCCGCCGGAACTGGTGTCCACGCTGCAGTTGCTGACCGGCTACCGGCGCGACCTGATCGCCGACCGCGTCCGGCTGATCAACCGGCTGCGGGACCTGCTGGTGGGTATCTGCCCGGCCCTGGAACGGGCCTTCGACTACTCGGCGGCCAAGGGCCCGGTCGTGATGCTGACCGAGTACCAGACCCCAGCCGCCCTGCGGCGGATCGGCGTCAAGCGGCTGACCACCTGGCTGGATCGGCGCAAGGTGCGCAACGCCGCCGACGTCGCCGTCAAGGCCGTGGAGGCCGCCCAGTCCCAGCTCACCGCCCTGCCCGGCGAGGTTCGTGCCGCCAAACTGGTCTGCGACCTGGCCCACCAGCTCCTCGCCCTGGACGAGCGGATCAAGGACAACGACCGGGAGATCCGGAAGACCTTCCGCACCGACGAACGCGCCGAGATCATCGAGTCCCTGCCCGGCATGGGCCCCATCCTGGGCGCCGAGTTCGTCGCCATCGCCGGCGACCTGTCCGGCTACCGGGACGCGGGCCGCCTGGCCTCGCATGCCGGCCTCGCGCCGGTGCCCCGCGACTCCGGGCGCCGGACCGGCAACTATCACCGGCCCAAGCGCTACAACCGCCGTCTGCGCTGGCTGTTCTACATGTCCGCGCAGTCCTCGATGATGCGTCCGGGCCCATCGCGGGACTACTACCTCAAGAAGCGCGCCGAGGGGCTGATCCATACTCAGGCCCTGCTCGCGCTCGCCCGCCGCCGAGTGAACGTCCTGTGGGCGATGCTGCGTGACAAGAGGGAGTTCACCTCCGTCCCACCCGTCACGCAGACGGCTTGA
- a CDS encoding NUDIX domain-containing protein codes for MSERARFSAAAAAYIAQPDGRVLLVHHAKADRWVLPGGKAEHNEPPLTTCRREAEEEIGVPVRVGRLLTFNWLTPAAALWPEAVDIDYAYPCHMLTFHATIDPADVERIKLPARELLAYRWWDVDEAAASGVMEQYNARNLLAATQVHRGERPAAYLEA; via the coding sequence ATGTCCGAACGTGCCCGATTTTCCGCCGCAGCAGCCGCCTACATCGCCCAACCCGACGGCCGTGTCCTTCTCGTCCACCATGCCAAGGCGGATCGATGGGTCCTGCCCGGAGGAAAGGCGGAGCACAACGAGCCCCCGCTGACGACCTGCCGGCGTGAGGCTGAGGAGGAAATCGGCGTACCTGTGCGAGTCGGTCGGCTCCTGACTTTCAACTGGTTGACGCCCGCCGCAGCCCTGTGGCCAGAGGCCGTTGACATCGACTACGCCTACCCCTGCCACATGCTGACCTTTCACGCCACAATCGACCCGGCCGACGTGGAACGCATCAAGCTGCCCGCCCGTGAACTCCTGGCCTACCGCTGGTGGGACGTTGACGAGGCCGCCGCATCCGGCGTGATGGAACAGTACAACGCCCGGAACCTGCTCGCCGCGACCCAAGTCCACCGTGGCGAACGGCCCGCCGCGTACCTGGAGGCGTGA
- a CDS encoding DUF6238 family protein, with product MPLTTTPLAEDFLPFATAAVDFHRTLNIPAGALVTSRTELDSLHAHLVSLHTLLDAHASRTGALVPIEGEQLRAARTRIWQAADHVHAAYHASPRPVTGEVPDREACQAGLPEGAPELTICRRHQRTAHRVRRQTTPADLHTPFTGLVRH from the coding sequence ATGCCCCTCACCACCACTCCCCTCGCGGAGGACTTCCTTCCCTTCGCGACCGCGGCGGTCGACTTCCACCGCACGCTCAACATCCCCGCAGGCGCGCTCGTCACCTCACGCACCGAGCTGGACAGCCTGCACGCCCACCTCGTCTCCCTCCACACCCTGCTCGACGCCCACGCCAGCCGCACCGGAGCGCTCGTGCCGATCGAGGGCGAGCAGCTGCGGGCCGCCCGCACCCGGATCTGGCAGGCGGCCGACCACGTGCACGCCGCCTACCACGCCTCCCCCCGGCCCGTCACCGGCGAGGTGCCCGACCGCGAGGCGTGCCAGGCCGGCCTTCCCGAAGGCGCGCCCGAGCTGACGATCTGCCGGCGCCACCAGCGCACCGCCCACCGCGTTCGGCGCCAGACCACCCCGGCCGACCTGCACACCCCGTTCACCGGCCTCGTCCGCCACTGA
- a CDS encoding glutamine synthetase family protein — protein sequence MRVATRSARSRAARAAATVQSPVGPLHGLVDAFGLDTVLLAAIDVQGRLKGKTYDAQVLLERLRSGRITPEMCGYVIGTDLGMSTPQHGAFASWNTGYGDIALLPDLASARLLPWLPGAALVLAEPIEDSWPHPLAPTTLLNQQLTHLAGLGLNVAVGIETEFILYEGTVGQAAAAGWRQLRPATWDNRDYAIDQPSTIAAFSRRLRQVLGGAGLPVEAVKLEGAAGQVEVTFPYGEPRLACEQHLLFKHAVRATAEEHGLAPTFMASPATGVSSGMHLHVSLYRDDQPVLGSGREETGLSELGEQAVAGLLEVLPQTAPLWAPYVNSYKRFAKHSFAPARFAWGRDNRSCAVRVVGHGGGLHLEVRLPGADANPHLALAAVLAGVRHGIEAGLKPRPASEGDAYRDAEAPLIPRHLADAVRTFEASTLAADLLGERQVAHLSAVARLDVDDHAACVTNAEVERGFAQA from the coding sequence ATGAGGGTGGCGACGCGCTCCGCACGGTCACGTGCGGCACGGGCGGCGGCGACCGTACAGTCCCCAGTCGGTCCGCTGCACGGACTGGTGGACGCCTTCGGCCTCGACACGGTGCTCCTAGCGGCGATCGACGTGCAGGGCCGACTCAAGGGCAAGACGTACGACGCCCAGGTGTTGCTCGAGCGGCTCCGGTCGGGCCGGATCACCCCCGAGATGTGCGGGTATGTGATCGGCACCGACCTAGGCATGTCCACCCCGCAGCACGGCGCCTTCGCGTCCTGGAACACCGGCTACGGCGACATCGCTCTCCTGCCCGACCTCGCCTCGGCCCGCCTCCTGCCCTGGCTGCCGGGAGCTGCACTGGTCCTCGCCGAGCCGATCGAGGACAGCTGGCCACACCCGCTCGCGCCGACCACCCTGCTGAACCAGCAGCTCACCCACCTCGCCGGCCTCGGTCTGAACGTGGCGGTCGGGATCGAGACCGAATTCATCCTCTACGAGGGGACCGTCGGCCAGGCCGCTGCCGCCGGGTGGCGGCAGCTTCGGCCCGCGACGTGGGACAACCGCGACTACGCCATCGACCAGCCCTCCACCATCGCCGCTTTCAGCCGACGGCTGCGACAGGTCCTCGGCGGAGCCGGGCTCCCGGTCGAGGCCGTAAAACTCGAAGGGGCCGCCGGTCAGGTGGAGGTGACCTTCCCGTACGGGGAACCGCGATTGGCTTGCGAGCAGCACCTGCTGTTCAAACACGCAGTGCGGGCGACTGCGGAGGAGCACGGGCTGGCGCCGACGTTCATGGCATCCCCGGCGACTGGCGTGAGCAGCGGTATGCACCTGCACGTGTCGCTGTACCGAGACGACCAACCAGTGCTCGGCTCCGGCCGAGAGGAAACCGGCCTGTCCGAGCTGGGCGAGCAGGCGGTCGCCGGCCTGCTGGAAGTACTGCCGCAGACGGCCCCGTTGTGGGCCCCGTACGTGAACTCCTACAAGAGGTTTGCCAAGCACTCCTTCGCTCCGGCCCGCTTCGCCTGGGGCCGGGATAACAGGTCCTGCGCGGTGCGGGTGGTCGGGCACGGCGGCGGGCTGCATCTGGAGGTGCGGCTGCCGGGCGCGGATGCCAACCCCCACCTCGCGTTGGCCGCCGTCCTCGCCGGTGTCCGCCACGGCATCGAGGCGGGCCTCAAGCCCAGGCCGGCCAGCGAGGGCGACGCCTACCGGGATGCCGAGGCTCCGCTGATCCCGCGTCATCTCGCCGATGCGGTCCGCACCTTCGAGGCCAGCACGCTGGCAGCCGACCTGCTGGGCGAGCGGCAGGTCGCCCACCTGTCCGCTGTCGCCCGCCTCGACGTCGATGACCACGCCGCCTGCGTCACCAACGCCGAGGTCGAGCGCGGCTTCGCCCAGGCGTAA